The Scomber japonicus isolate fScoJap1 chromosome 9, fScoJap1.pri, whole genome shotgun sequence genome includes a region encoding these proteins:
- the LOC128365120 gene encoding L-serine dehydratase/L-threonine deaminase-like, translating into MKTQQPLHVATPVRQSLALTKVAGTSVYLKLDSSQPTGSFKIRGIGHLCKTWAERGCERFVCCSGGNAGMAAAYSARQLGVPATIVVPSVTPNPTVERLKDEGATVVIHGKALNESIEYGQQLVANNRNWIFISPFDDPLIWEGHTSLVKELEQDMTEKPGAIVLSVGGGGLLNGVVEGLRRADWADVPIVAMETQGAHSLNAAMKAGELVTLPAITSVATTLGLTRVSAQTMKLVNEHTVFSEVVTDQEAVKAVESFVDDEKVLVEPACGAALAAVYSGIIKRLQDEGKLAGSLGPVVIVVCGGNNISMEQLCRLKKQLGII; encoded by the exons ATGAAGACCCAGCAGCCTCTTCATGTTGCCACCCCAGTTAGGCAGAGTCTTGCCCTGACTAAAGTGGCAGGGACCTCTGTTTACCTCAAGCTGGATTCATCTCAGCCCACAGGATCCTTTAAGATAAGAGGCATTGGCCATCTCTGCAAAACG TGGGCAGAGCGAGGATGTGAGCGTTTTGTCTGCTGTTCAG GAGGAAATGCCGGCATGGCAGCTGCTTATTCTGCCCGTCAGCTTGGGGTTCCTGCAACTATCGTGGTGCCAAGTGTCACCCCAAACCCCACAGTGGAGAGACTGAAGGACGAGGGTGCCACCGTGGTCATTCATGGAAAG GCTCTAAATGAAAGCATTGAATATGGACAACAGCTCGTGGCCAACAACCGCAACTGGATATTCATCTCTCCCTTTGATGATCCTCTCATCTG ggAAGGCCACACATCTCTGGTGAAGGAGCTGGAGCAAGACATGACGGAGAAGCCGGGAGCCATCGTGCTGTCGGTGGGAGGCGGAGGGCTGCTGAACGGCGTGGTGGAAGGATTGCGCCGTGCCGACTGGGCTGATGTGCCCATTGTAGCCATGGAAACCCAGGGAGCACATAGCCTCAATGCAGCCATGAAGGCCGGAGAGCTGGTCACTTTACCTGCAATTACCAG TGTTGCCACCACACTGGGCCTGACGAGGGTCTCCGCACAGACTATGAAGCTGGTGAATGAGCATACCGTTTTCTCAGAAGTAGTCACAGACCAGGAGGCTGTAAAAGCTGTGGAGAGCTTTGTAG ATGATGAGAAGGTCCTGGTGGAGCCTGCCTGTGGTGCAGCTCTGGCAGCTGTATACAGTGGCATCATCAAAAGGCTGCAGGATGAGGGCAAGCTGGCAGGGAGCCTGGGCCCTGTGGTCATTGTGGTGTGCGGAGGCAACAACATCAGCATGGAGCAGCTATGCAGACTGAAGAAACAGCTTGGTATTATCTAG